The window GGGCCTGGCAGCGCTCTGGGGCGACATCGAGATCGTGCTCGTGCACGATGCGGCCCGCGCGCTGACACCCCCCGAGGTCTTCATCCGCATCGTGGAGGCCGTCGAACGGACCGGGTGGGGTGCTGTTCCCGTTCTCCCCGTGGTCGACACGATCAAGCGTGTCGACGGCGACGAGATCATCGGCGTGGTCGATCGCTCCGAGTTGGGGGCGGCGCAGACCCCGCAGGGGTTCCGACGCGACGTCCTGAGTGCGGCCTACGCCGTGGCCGACTCCGAGTTCACGGATGATGCCGCGCTCGTCGCCGCAGCGGGTCACCGTATCGCGGCCGTCGCGGGCGATGCGCTCGGCTTCAAGATCACGCATCCCGCCGACCTCGAGCGCGCACGCGCACTTCTGACGCCGGCCATCGAGCACCCGGTTCATCTGCAGCAGCCGGCACCGGCGCCGCGCGTGGGCGTCGGCACCGATGTCCACGCGTTCGCCGGAGACGGGGAGCTGTGGCTCGCGGGACTGCACTGGCCGGGCGAGCCGGCCCTGTCCGGGCATTCGGACGGGGATGCGGTCGCTCACGCCGTCGTCGACGCCGTGCTGGCGGCGGCGGGTCTCGGCGACATCGGCACGCACTTCGGCGTCGACCGCCCCGAGTACGCGGACGCGCACGCCGACGCGTTCCTTGCTCGCACCCGCGCCCTGGTCGGCGAGGCGGGGTGGGTGATCGGCAACGTGTCGGTGCAGGTGCAGACCACGCGTCCGCGGTTCGCCCCTCGGCGTCGCGAAGCGGAGGCTGCATTGAGCGAAGCGCTGGGCGCTCCCGTATCCGTGTCGGCCACGACGACCGACGGCCTCGGTTTCGAGGGGCGTGGCGAGGGCGTCTTCGCGGTCGCCGTCGCGATGCTGCTGCCCGCGCAGTGACCGATCAGATCGCGCGCGTGAAGTAGAGCGACAGCGGATCGTCGCGGTAGTTCGCGAACGGCTCGCAGGGGACGAAGCCCTCGCTCTCGTAGAGGCGCACCGCGGCCACGAACTCCGGTGTGCTGCCGGTCTCGAGCCACACGCTCGTCAGTCCCATCGCTGCCGCTTCGCCGAGGATGTGGCGAAGGATGCCGCGCCCGACACCCGTTCCGCGGAAGGCGTCGGCGACCCGCATCGACTTCAGCTCGCCGCGGTCGCCACCCCACCGCTTGAGAGCGCCGATGCCTGCAAGCTCACCGTCGGACCACGCAGACCAGAAGGTGACGTCGGGCCCGCTCAGCCCGGTGGCGTCCAGCGCGTGCACGCTCTCGGCGGGCGTGCCGGCGTGCATGGCGGCGAGGTGCGAGGTCACGAGATCGTGCGCTGCGCCGCGGGTCGGATCGTCGATGCGGTAGTCGAGCATGGTCATCCTTCGAGGGGGAAAGGTTCGGGATCTCGCCGGCGCGAGCCCCAGGCCAGCACCACGAGACCGACGGTGAGCACCGCGATGCCGATGACGGATGCGGTGCCGAGATGCTCTCCGAGCACGACGAGCCCGAGCAGGGTGGCGGTGATGGGTTCGGCGAGCGTCAGCGTCGCGGCGGTCGCCGCGGTGAGGCGCTGCAGGCCCCAGGTGAACAGCGTGTACGCGACCGCGATCGTCGCGAGCCCCAGCCAGAGCGCGACGGCGACGCCGCTGGGCTCGGCGAGCCAGCCGAACGAGGCGAACGGGAGCATGAACAGGGAGCTGATCGCGGAACCGGCGCCCATCGCGCCGGCGACGGTGAACGGATCCCACCCGGTCGACATCAGCCGGCGCTGCGCGTTCGCGAAGACGGCGAATGCCGCACCCGCACCCAGCGACCCGAGCACGCCGAGGGGGTCCGCAGAACCGGAGCCGCCGCCGGCGAACGCCAGCAGTGCGACCCCGGTCGTGGCGAGCGCCGTCGCCACGAGCCACGTCGGTCGGGGGAGGCGTCGGGTGATCGCCCATTCGATGAGCCCCGCCATCACCGGCGCGGATCCGAGCGCGATGACGGTGCCCACGGCGACGCCGCCGCGCGCCGTGCCCAGGAAGAACAGCGGCTGATACGCCGCGAGGCAGACGCCAGTCAGCGCCATGAGGACGAGAGCGCGCGCGGTCAGCGGGGGAGACGTGACGGCTGTCGCGCGTCGGTGCCGGCGGGCGAGGGCGAAGCCGATCACCGCCAGCGCGGTGCCGCCGATCAGCAGACGCACCGCGCCGACGCTCAGGGGCGTCGTTCCGTCGGGACCCAGCGCCTGCGAGGTGCCCGTGGTGCCGAACAGCACAGCCGCAGCGAGGACGGCGAACACGGGCAGCATCCTCCCTTTCTACCGCCGTCATGTGTCGGGGTGGTGACACGGCCCCGCCGGTAGGCTGGTGGAGTGACGGTCCGGCTCTACGACACCCAGGCGCAGGCGCTGCGCGATTTCGCGCCCCTGGAGGACGGCAACGTCACGATGTACGTCTGCGGCCCCACGGTGCAGTCCGGCCCGCACATCGGTCACGTGCGAGCTGCGCTGAGCTTCGATCTGCTGCGCCGCTGGCTCGCGCATCGGTTCGGCCGCGTGACGTTCGTGCGCAACGTCACCGACATCGACGACAAGGTGCTCGCGAACGCGACGCCCGAGGAGCCGTGGTGGGCGCTCGCCTACCGTATGGAGCTCGCCTTCAGCCAGGCCTATGCCGCGGTCGGTATCCTCGCGCCGACGTACGAACCGCGAGCCACCGCATCCATCCCGCAGATGATCGAGCTGATCGCGCTGCTCATCGAGCGCGGCCACGCGTATCCGGCGCCCGACGGATCCGGCGACGTGTACTTCGACGTGCGGTCATGGCCTGCGTACGGCGCGCTCACGCACCAGGACGTCGACGCCATGGAAGCGGCGGCGGATGCGGACCCTCGCGGCAAGCGCGACCCGCACGACTTCGCGCTGTGGAAGGGCGCCAAGGACGGCGAGCCGGCGGATGCGCGGTGGGCGTCGCCGTGGGGCGAGGGGCGCCCGGGCTGGCACATCGAATGCTCGGCGATGTCGCGCCGGTACCTCGGTCCCCGTTTCGACATCCACGGCGGCGGTCTCGACCTGCGCTTCCCGCATCACGAGAACGAGCTCGCGCAGTCCACGGCAGCGGGCGACGCGTTCGCCCAGTACTGGGTGCACAACGGTCTCGTCACCGTCGACGGCCAGAAGATGTCGAAGTCGCTCGGCAACTTCACCCTCGCCGCTGACGTGCTCACCGAGCGCGACCCGCTCGTCGTCCGCTACGCGCTCGCCGCCGCGCACTACCGCTCGAGCCTCGATGTCTCCGACAAGGCCTTCGACGAGGCGGAGGCGGCGCTCGATCGCGTCCGAACCTTCCTCGAACGCGCCGAACGCGCCGAGCGCGTGGGTGCGGGGCCGGAGACGGCGGTGGTTCCCGAAGCGTTCGCCGCGGCGCTGGACGACGACCTCGGCGTCCCGCAGGCTCTCGGCGTCCTTCATGAGACGGTGCGTGCAGGAAACGCGGCACTGGATGAGGGAGACTCGGAGAACGCGCGTCGCCGCGCGGCCGAGGTCATCGCCATGACCGACATCCTCGGCATCAACCCGCTCGACGAGCGGTGGCGCAAGAGCGCGGCGGGTCCTGAAGCGGGAGCCCTCGACGCGCTCGTGCGCGTCATGATCGACCAACGCGCCCAGGCGCGAGCAGACAAGGACTGGGCGAGCGCCGACCGGGTGCGCGATGCGATCGCGGCCGCCGGCATCGTCCTCGAAGACGGTCCCGAGGGGACCCATTGGAGTGTGAAACGTGGCTAAGCCGGGAAACCCGTCAGCCGGACGCGGCAAGAAGAAGGGCCCCACCAAGGGCACCGGCGGCAAGAACCGCCGTTCGCTCGAGGGCCGCGGCCCGACACCGAAGGCGGAGGACCGCGCCTGGCACCCCGCGGGCAAGCGCAAGGCCGCGCAGGAGCGCTTCGTCGCGGCCGGGGGCAAGGCCGCCCCGCGCATCGCGGGTCAGAACCGCACGCCGCGCTCGAAGCAGAACGACGACACGGAGACGGTCACCGGCCGCAACTCGGTGCTGGAAGCGCTGCGCGCCCGCATCCCCGCGACCGCGTTCTACATCGCGCAGCGCGTCGAGATGGACGACCGCGTCAAGGAGATGCTCTCGATCGCGACGCATCGTGAGATCCCCGTGCTGGAGGTCACGCGCCAGGAGCTGGACCGCATGGCCGGCTTCGACGGCGTGCACCAGGGTGTCGCGCTGAAGGTGCCTCCGTATGAGTACGCGCACCCTCAGGACCTGCTCGAGCAGATCATCGACCGCGACGAGCTGCCGTTGATCGTGGCGCTCGACGGTGTGACGGACCCCCGCAACCTGGGGGCCATCATCCGCTCCACGGCCGCGTTCGGCGGTCAGGGTCTGATCATTCCGCAGCGTCGCAGCGCGGGTGTCAACTCCGCCGCGTGGAAGACGAGCGCGGGAGCGGCAGCGCGCCTCCCCGTCGCCATGGCGGCGAACCTCACGACGACGCTCAAGGAGTTCAAGAAGCAGGGCGTGTTCGTGCTCGGCCTCGACGGCGGCGGTGACGTGGCGCTTCCGGCCCTGCAGCTGGCAGACCGTCCCGTCGTGATCGTCGTCGGCTCCGAAGGCAAGGGGCTCTCGCGCCTGGTGACCGAGACGTGCGACCAGATCGTGTCGATCCCGATCTCCGCCGCGACCGAGTCCCTGAACGCGGGGATCGCCGCATCCGTCGCGCTCTACCAGGTCGCCACGCTACGGTCGGCCTGACAGCCACCCCCGACCGAAGGAGCATCCGTGTCTCGCATCGCCGTTCTCGGAGGAACCGGCTACGCCGGTAGCCACATCGTCGCAGAGGCGGTCCGGCGTGGGCATACGGTGCTCTCGGTCGCGCGCACCGTCCCCGCCGAACGCGTCGAGGGCGCGGTCTACGTCGAGGCCACGCTGCTGGATGTCCCCACCCTCGTGAACGAGCTGCTCGGTGTGGACGTCGTCGTCTCGGCCGTGGCCGCGCGCGGCGACATGCTCGGCGCACTCCGCCCGGCGATCGAGCAGCTGCTCTCCGTGCTGCCCGAGGACGTGCGCATCGGCGTCATCGGCGGCGCGGGCGGCAGTCTCGTCGCCGAGGGCGGTCCGCGTCTCGTCGACACCGAGGGCTTCGCGGACGAGTACAAGCCCGAAGCGCTCGAGGCGATCGGCATCCTCGAAGACCTCCAGACGCGCGCGGGCGACCGCGACTGGTTCTACATCCACCCCGCGGGCGGTTTCGGCGCGTGGGCGCCGGGGGAGCGCACGGGCTCGTACCGTGACGGCGGCGATGTGCTCGTCGTCGACGACAACGGCGACTCGTTCATCTCGGGCGCCGACCTCGCCGTGGCCGTGCTCGACGAGATCGAGACGCCGCGTCACTCGCGGGAGCGTTTCACCGTCGGCTACTGAACCGACGCGATCGGATGCGGCGAGCCGCCGTCCGTGATCAGACCAGGTCTCGCCAGTCGATCGCCTCATCCTCATCGTCGTCCGCATCGCGAGGCACGTAGTCGTCGCGCAGCACGGGAATGATCGACGTCGCCTCGGTGGGCGGACCCACCACGGTGGCCTCGTCGCGGCGGTGGCGCAGGACGTCGTCGATGTAGCTCGTGAGCACCTCCGCGAGCGGCACGGAGCGGCCCCGCGCCTGCGACATGTACCAGCTGTGCTCGAGCACCTGGTGGTAGACCTCCGCGGGCTCCAGCTTGGAGCGCAGATCGAAGGGGATGGCTTTGACGACGGGCTCGAACTTCCGGGTGAGCCATTCGTGGGCGACCATCTCCTCGTCGGAGCCCACGCGGGAGATGCGTGCACGGAACTCGTCGAGGTCGTTGAGGAGTCGCCGCGCCTGGTTCTCCTCGACGTCGAGACCGGTGAGGCGCAGCAGACGGCGCTGGTGGTGGCCGGCGTCGACGACCTTGGGCTGGATGGAGACGAGGGCGCCGTCTGTCGCGGTGTCGATCGACATCTCGCCGATGTCGAAGCCGAGCGCATTCAGCCGCTGAACCCGCTCGGTGATCCGCCACGACTCCGCCGCGGAGAAGCTCTCCTTGTCGGTCAGTGCCGCCCAGAGCGAGCGGTACGAGGAGACGATGCCGTCGGCGATGTCGAGCGCATCGACGTCGCCGGCCAGACGGCCGCCGGCGGCGAGATCCATGATCTCGCCGGCGATGTTCGTGCGCGCCACATCCAGGTCGTGCTCGCGCTGACCGGGTGTCAGGCCGCTCTCGTGCAGCTCGCCCGTCTCGGCATCCACGAGATACGCGGCGAAGGCGCCCGCATCCCGTCGGAAGAGGGTGTTGGAGAGCGAGACGTCGCCCCAGAAGAACCCCACGTTGTGCAGACGCACGAGGAGGACGGCGAGAGCGTCGACGAGGCGCGAGGCGGTGTTCGGGCGCAGCACCTGGGTGAACAGGGCACGGTACGGCAATGAGAACTTGAGGTGGGCGGTCACCAGGGCCGCCGGCAGCGGGTGACCGGCCGCATCCGTCCGCCCGTCGATCACGGCGAAACGGTCGACGCACGGGACATCGAGGCGGGCGAGGTTGCCGAGCATGTCGTACTCGCGCCGCGCCATCTCACCGGTGGTCTCCTTGACGGCGATGACCTTGCCGCTGAGGGTCGAGAAGCGCACCAGGTGGCGTGAGAGGCCCTTGGGGAGCTGCACGATGTCGTTGCTGGACCAGTCCGCGAGCGGCGTGCTCCATGGCAGCGTCAGCAGCGCGGGATCGATCGCACTGGCCATGATGGTCAGCGAATCCGCCATGGTGTCCCTCCACATATGTCGCGGCGCGGCGGATCCGGGTGGATCCGCCGCGCCGCGGGGGTCGTTCCGATCAGACCGAAGCGATCGCCTTGTCGTTCAGGCGCTCGCCGCTCTCGAGGTCGAACACGTGCACGTGGCCGGGGACGGGAGCGAGGACGACCGTCTCACCGGCGCTCGGGTGACGACGTCCGTCGACGCGCGCCACGATGTCGGTGCGCTTGCCATTGATCTCGGAGTGGCCGTACAGGTAGCCGTCGGCGCCGAGCTCCTCGATCAGGTCGACGACGACCGAGAGGCCCTTGCCGTCGGCCGGAGCCACCTGGATGTCCTCGGGACGCACACCGATCGTGACCTCGGTGCCGTGCGCCTTGCCGATGGTGTCGGCCTCGACGGGGACCACGAGGTCACCGAAGCGGACGCCGCCCTCGGCCAGGTCGGCCGGGAAGAGGTTCATGGCGGGGGAGCCGATGAAGCCGGCGACGAAGACGTTCTTCGGCTTCTCGTACAGGTCGCGCGGGGTGCCGACCTGCTGCAGCAGGCCGTCCTTCAGCACGGCGATGCGGTCACCCATGGTGAGCGCCTCGGTCTGGTCGTGCGTGACGTAGACCGTGGTGACGCCGAGGCGGCGAACCAGCGACGCGATCTGCGTACGCGTCTGCACGCGGAGCTTGGCGTCGAGGTTCGACAGCGGCTCGTCCATGAGGAAGACCTGGGGCTGACGCACGATGGCGCGACCCATGGCGACACGCTGACGCTGACCACCCGAGAGGGCCTTCGGCTTGCGGGTCAGGTACTCCTCGAGGTCGAGGAGCTTGGCTGCCTCGAGCACACGCTGGGCGCGCTCCTCCTTGCCGACACCGGCGATCTTGAGCGCGAAGCCCATGTTCTCGGCGACCGTCATGTGAGGGTAGAGGGCGTAGTTCTGGAACACCATCGCGATGTCGCGGTCCTTCGGCGGGACGTCGGTGACGTCGCGGTCGCCGATGCGGATGCTGCCCGAGTTGACCTCTTCGAGGCCGGCGAGCATGCGCAGCGAGGTGGACTTACCGCAACCGGAGGGGCCGACCAGGACGAGGAACTCGCCGTCTCCGACCTCGAGGTTGAGCTTGTCGACGGCCGGGCGGGTTCCCCCCGGGTACAGACGCGTTGCGTTGTCGAACGTGACAGTTGCCACTGTTTCTTCTCCTTCACCGGCAGGTACGTGCCGGACGATCCGTAGTGATGGATGCGCGGGGGTGACCCGCAACGCCCGCCATCGGGCGCACCTCTCAGTATGGCACGAGCGTCTGGGCATTTCTCAGGCTGTCTGGCTAGCATCGGATCGGCTGTTTCCCGTGCGGCCCGACCGGACTCCGCCGGTCCCTACGTTTTCTTCAGAGGTCCTATGTCGAGCGACGACTCATCGAACGTCCCGGCGCCGAGCGATCGCCGCGAGGCGGTGCGCGAGAAGGCGCAGCGAGTGCGGCAGCGCCACGCGCGAGTCGGTCGACTTCGCCTGGCCGCGCTCTCGATCAGCGGCGTGGCGGTCGTCGGTGCCGTGGTCGCGGCGGTGGTGTTCGCGGTGAGCTCGTCAACCTCCTCCCCGCAGCTGCAGCCGAGCGGCGCGGTCGACGGCGGCTTCGCTGTCGCATCCGTCGCGGGCGTGTCGGTGCTCGGCGGTTCGGTGGACGCGTCCGCACCGACAGAGTCTGCGGCGCCGCAGGGTGACACGACCCCCACGCCGGCACCCACGAACCGGTCCTCCGTCGACATCCGCGTCTACGTGGATTACCTCGCGCCCGGCGCGAAGCAGTTCGAGACGGCGAACGCCCCCCAGCTCTCCTCGTGGGTGACGGAGGGGGCTGCGACGCTCTCGTACCACCCCGTCGCCATGCTCACGGCCAAGTCGAACGGCACGAAGTACTCGCTGCGCGCGGCGGGTGCAGCGGCCTGTGTCGCGACCTACTCGCCCGACACGGTGTTCGCGTTCAACCACCAACTGCTGTTGCAGCAGCCCGAGGCCACATCCGACGGACTGAGCGACGAGACGCTCGCCGACATGGCCCAGGCAGCGGGGGCGGCCGAACCCCGTCAGGTGCGTTCCTGCATCGAGAACGGCGAGTTCATGGCATGGGCCAAGAGCGCGACCGACGCGGCCGTCGCGGGCATCCCCGGCACGGACGGGCTGACACTCACCAGCACGCCGATGATCTTCGTCAACGGCGAGCTGTACCAGGGCGCACTCGACGACCCGAAGGAGTTCGCGCAGTTCGTGCTCACCACGGCGAGCGACGCGTACTACCGCACGGCCAGCCCCACGCCCACGCCGACCC is drawn from Microbacterium binotii and contains these coding sequences:
- the ispD gene encoding 2-C-methyl-D-erythritol 4-phosphate cytidylyltransferase — translated: MPQPVPRIAVVVVAGGSGTRLGEEVPKAFVGIDAHTMLRHALDGVFRSGIDAQVVVVAPAERTGEALTEALAAAGDARERVSVVAGGSTRQKSVAAGLAALWGDIEIVLVHDAARALTPPEVFIRIVEAVERTGWGAVPVLPVVDTIKRVDGDEIIGVVDRSELGAAQTPQGFRRDVLSAAYAVADSEFTDDAALVAAAGHRIAAVAGDALGFKITHPADLERARALLTPAIEHPVHLQQPAPAPRVGVGTDVHAFAGDGELWLAGLHWPGEPALSGHSDGDAVAHAVVDAVLAAAGLGDIGTHFGVDRPEYADAHADAFLARTRALVGEAGWVIGNVSVQVQTTRPRFAPRRREAEAALSEALGAPVSVSATTTDGLGFEGRGEGVFAVAVAMLLPAQ
- a CDS encoding GNAT family N-acetyltransferase, producing MTMLDYRIDDPTRGAAHDLVTSHLAAMHAGTPAESVHALDATGLSGPDVTFWSAWSDGELAGIGALKRWGGDRGELKSMRVADAFRGTGVGRGILRHILGEAAAMGLTSVWLETGSTPEFVAAVRLYESEGFVPCEPFANYRDDPLSLYFTRAI
- a CDS encoding DMT family transporter is translated as MLPVFAVLAAAVLFGTTGTSQALGPDGTTPLSVGAVRLLIGGTALAVIGFALARRHRRATAVTSPPLTARALVLMALTGVCLAAYQPLFFLGTARGGVAVGTVIALGSAPVMAGLIEWAITRRLPRPTWLVATALATTGVALLAFAGGGSGSADPLGVLGSLGAGAAFAVFANAQRRLMSTGWDPFTVAGAMGAGSAISSLFMLPFASFGWLAEPSGVAVALWLGLATIAVAYTLFTWGLQRLTAATAATLTLAEPITATLLGLVVLGEHLGTASVIGIAVLTVGLVVLAWGSRRRDPEPFPLEG
- the cysS gene encoding cysteine--tRNA ligase, coding for MTVRLYDTQAQALRDFAPLEDGNVTMYVCGPTVQSGPHIGHVRAALSFDLLRRWLAHRFGRVTFVRNVTDIDDKVLANATPEEPWWALAYRMELAFSQAYAAVGILAPTYEPRATASIPQMIELIALLIERGHAYPAPDGSGDVYFDVRSWPAYGALTHQDVDAMEAAADADPRGKRDPHDFALWKGAKDGEPADARWASPWGEGRPGWHIECSAMSRRYLGPRFDIHGGGLDLRFPHHENELAQSTAAGDAFAQYWVHNGLVTVDGQKMSKSLGNFTLAADVLTERDPLVVRYALAAAHYRSSLDVSDKAFDEAEAALDRVRTFLERAERAERVGAGPETAVVPEAFAAALDDDLGVPQALGVLHETVRAGNAALDEGDSENARRRAAEVIAMTDILGINPLDERWRKSAAGPEAGALDALVRVMIDQRAQARADKDWASADRVRDAIAAAGIVLEDGPEGTHWSVKRG
- the rlmB gene encoding 23S rRNA (guanosine(2251)-2'-O)-methyltransferase RlmB; this encodes MAKPGNPSAGRGKKKGPTKGTGGKNRRSLEGRGPTPKAEDRAWHPAGKRKAAQERFVAAGGKAAPRIAGQNRTPRSKQNDDTETVTGRNSVLEALRARIPATAFYIAQRVEMDDRVKEMLSIATHREIPVLEVTRQELDRMAGFDGVHQGVALKVPPYEYAHPQDLLEQIIDRDELPLIVALDGVTDPRNLGAIIRSTAAFGGQGLIIPQRRSAGVNSAAWKTSAGAAARLPVAMAANLTTTLKEFKKQGVFVLGLDGGGDVALPALQLADRPVVIVVGSEGKGLSRLVTETCDQIVSIPISAATESLNAGIAASVALYQVATLRSA
- a CDS encoding NAD(P)-dependent oxidoreductase; translated protein: MSRIAVLGGTGYAGSHIVAEAVRRGHTVLSVARTVPAERVEGAVYVEATLLDVPTLVNELLGVDVVVSAVAARGDMLGALRPAIEQLLSVLPEDVRIGVIGGAGGSLVAEGGPRLVDTEGFADEYKPEALEAIGILEDLQTRAGDRDWFYIHPAGGFGAWAPGERTGSYRDGGDVLVVDDNGDSFISGADLAVAVLDEIETPRHSRERFTVGY
- a CDS encoding DUF4032 domain-containing protein; protein product: MADSLTIMASAIDPALLTLPWSTPLADWSSNDIVQLPKGLSRHLVRFSTLSGKVIAVKETTGEMARREYDMLGNLARLDVPCVDRFAVIDGRTDAAGHPLPAALVTAHLKFSLPYRALFTQVLRPNTASRLVDALAVLLVRLHNVGFFWGDVSLSNTLFRRDAGAFAAYLVDAETGELHESGLTPGQREHDLDVARTNIAGEIMDLAAGGRLAGDVDALDIADGIVSSYRSLWAALTDKESFSAAESWRITERVQRLNALGFDIGEMSIDTATDGALVSIQPKVVDAGHHQRRLLRLTGLDVEENQARRLLNDLDEFRARISRVGSDEEMVAHEWLTRKFEPVVKAIPFDLRSKLEPAEVYHQVLEHSWYMSQARGRSVPLAEVLTSYIDDVLRHRRDEATVVGPPTEATSIIPVLRDDYVPRDADDDEDEAIDWRDLV
- a CDS encoding ABC transporter ATP-binding protein; translation: MATVTFDNATRLYPGGTRPAVDKLNLEVGDGEFLVLVGPSGCGKSTSLRMLAGLEEVNSGSIRIGDRDVTDVPPKDRDIAMVFQNYALYPHMTVAENMGFALKIAGVGKEERAQRVLEAAKLLDLEEYLTRKPKALSGGQRQRVAMGRAIVRQPQVFLMDEPLSNLDAKLRVQTRTQIASLVRRLGVTTVYVTHDQTEALTMGDRIAVLKDGLLQQVGTPRDLYEKPKNVFVAGFIGSPAMNLFPADLAEGGVRFGDLVVPVEADTIGKAHGTEVTIGVRPEDIQVAPADGKGLSVVVDLIEELGADGYLYGHSEINGKRTDIVARVDGRRHPSAGETVVLAPVPGHVHVFDLESGERLNDKAIASV
- a CDS encoding DsbA family protein, with product MSSDDSSNVPAPSDRREAVREKAQRVRQRHARVGRLRLAALSISGVAVVGAVVAAVVFAVSSSTSSPQLQPSGAVDGGFAVASVAGVSVLGGSVDASAPTESAAPQGDTTPTPAPTNRSSVDIRVYVDYLAPGAKQFETANAPQLSSWVTEGAATLSYHPVAMLTAKSNGTKYSLRAAGAAACVATYSPDTVFAFNHQLLLQQPEATSDGLSDETLADMAQAAGAAEPRQVRSCIENGEFMAWAKSATDAAVAGIPGTDGLTLTSTPMIFVNGELYQGALDDPKEFAQFVLTTASDAYYRTASPTPTPTPSS